A window of Synchiropus splendidus isolate RoL2022-P1 chromosome 9, RoL_Sspl_1.0, whole genome shotgun sequence contains these coding sequences:
- the slc18a2 gene encoding synaptic vesicular amine transporter gives MGRLDSLRQLNLLQWLREERQSRKLILFIVFVALLLDNMLLTVVVPIIPSYLYNMDESTSVSTTPPPEPEQPSAFHSIVSLYDNTLRVSGYNGTVLATEGVTPTPAAASAGPPQNDSDCPQSSTRLINENVKVGMLFASKATVQLITNPFIGPLTNRIGYQLPIFIGFCIMFLSTIMFAFSSSYALLFLARSLQGVGSSCSSVAGMGMLASVYTDDEERGHAIGIALGGLAMGVLVGPPFGSVMYEFVGKTAPFLILAFLAVFDGALQLFVLQPTKVEPESQKGTPLLTLMKDPYILIAAGAICFGNMAIAMMEPTLPIWMMETMCARKWQLGVAFLPASISYLIGTNIFGTMAHKMGRWLCALIGMVVVGISVICVPFAKSIYGLILPNFGVGFAIGMVDSSMMPIMGYLVDLRHVSVYGSVYAIADVAFCMGYAIGPSIGGSIDESIGFPWLMTIIGIVDILFAPLCFFLRNPPGQEEKVAILMDSNCSMKTRSYSAQHTYYQGESMDPEYDDYD, from the exons ATGGGGAGACTTGACTCGCTCCGGCAACTTAACCTGCTGCAGTGGCTGCGGGAGGAGCGACAGTCGAGGAAGCTGATCCTCTTCATCGTGTtcgtggctctgctgctggacaACATGCTGCTGACGGTGGTCG TGCCCATCATCCCCAGCTACCTGTACAACATGGACGAGTCCACCAGCGTCAGCACCACGCCCCCCCCGGAGCCTGAGCAGCCTTCAGCCTTCCACAGCATCGTGTCCCTGTACGACAACACGCTCAGGGTGTCTGGCTACAACGGCACAGTCCTCGCCACAGAGGGCGTCACGCCGACTCCCGCCGCCGCCTCCGCTGGTCCGCCACAGAACGACTCGGACTGCCCGCAGTCCAGCACCCGGCTGATCAACGAGAACGTCAAAGTGGGAATGTTGTTTGCCTCCAAAGCCACGGTGCAGCTGATCACCAACCCCTTCATCGGCCCCCTGACCAACAG AATTGGATACCAGCTTCCGATCTTCATCGGCTTCTGCATCATGTTCCTCTCCACCATCA TGTTCGCCTTCTCGTCCAGCTACGCGCTGCTGTTCCTGGCCCGCTCGCTGCAGGGAGTCGGCTCCTCCTGTTCCTCGGTGGCTg GAATGGGGATGCTGGCCAGTGTGTACACGGACGACGAGGAGAGGGGCCACGCCATCGGGATCGCCCTGGGCGGCCTGGCCATGGGAGTGCTGG TCGGACCTCCGTTCGGGAGCGTGATGTACGAGTTTGTGGGGAAGACGGCGCCGTTCCTCATCCTGGCCTTCCTCGCCGTGTTTGACGGAG CTCTGCAGCTCTTCGTGCTTCAGCCCACCAAAGTGGAACCTGAG AGCCAGAAGGGGACGCCGCTGTTGACCCTCATGAAGGACCCATACATTCTGATCGCAGCTG gcgccatttgttttgggaacATGGCCATCGCCATGATGGAGCCCACGCTGCCCATCTGGATGATGGAGACCATGTGTGCCAGGAAGTGGCAGTTAG gagTGGCCTTCCTCCCAGCATCCATCTCCTACCTTATTGGGACCAACATCTTTGGAACGATGGCTCACAAGATGGGAAG GTGGCTGTGTGCTCTGATCGGGATGGTGGTGGTCGGGATCAGTGTGATATGT GTCCCATTTGCCAAGAGCATCTACGGACTGATTCTCCCGAACTTCGGAGTGGGCTTTGCCATCG GCATGGTGGACTCCTCCATGATGCCTATTATGGGATACCTGGTGGATTTGCGCCACGTCTCCGTCTATGGCAGCGTGTACGCCATCGCTGACGTGGCCTTCTGCATGGGCTACGCTATAG GTCCGTCGATCGGAGGGTCCATCGACGAAAGCATCGGCTTCCCCTGGCTGATGACCATCATCGGAATCGTGGACATCTTGTTTGCGCCGCTCTGCTTCTTCCTCAGGAATCCTCCGGGACAGGAGGAGAAAGTC GCCATCCTGATGGACAGCAACTGCTCCATGAAGACGCGCTCCTACTCAGCACAGCACACCTACTACCAGGGCGAGAGCATGGATCCGGAATACGACGACTACGATTAA